A section of the Jatrophihabitans sp. genome encodes:
- a CDS encoding XRE family transcriptional regulator, whose product MENSPAITNALAEVGSRLKRARAQRGVTLTELAAATGISKSTLSRLEAGQRKPSLELLLPIAQAHRIPLDELVGAPEVGDPRVRFTPRHRNGRIVVPLTRQPGGPQAWKVIIPPGHEEPELRSHEGYEWLYVLAGRMRLMLADHDIIMGPGEVAEFDTRLPHWFGPAGDQPIEILSLLGKQGERLHVRAAPRAKADNA is encoded by the coding sequence ATGGAGAACTCGCCGGCGATCACCAACGCCCTGGCCGAAGTGGGCTCCCGCCTCAAGCGGGCGCGAGCCCAGCGAGGCGTCACCCTCACTGAGCTGGCCGCCGCGACCGGAATCTCCAAGAGCACCCTGTCCCGGCTGGAGGCCGGCCAACGCAAGCCCAGCCTCGAACTGCTGCTACCGATCGCCCAGGCCCACCGCATACCGCTGGACGAACTGGTCGGCGCGCCCGAGGTCGGCGACCCCCGGGTCCGGTTCACCCCACGACACCGCAACGGCCGCATCGTCGTGCCGCTCACCCGGCAACCAGGTGGTCCGCAAGCCTGGAAGGTGATCATTCCGCCCGGGCATGAGGAACCAGAACTGCGCAGCCACGAGGGCTACGAATGGCTCTACGTCCTGGCCGGACGCATGCGGCTGATGCTGGCCGACCACGACATCATCATGGGCCCCGGCGAAGTCGCCGAATTCGACACCAGGCTTCCGCACTGGTTCGGACCCGCGGGTGACCAGCCCATCGAGATCCTCAGCCTGCTCGGCAAGCAAGGCGAGCGCCTGCACGTCCGCGCCGCGCCGCGCGCCAAGGCGGACAACGCCTGA
- a CDS encoding LuxR C-terminal-related transcriptional regulator — translation MTSPLLETKLHVPRRRRDLVARPRLSQRLSRGAESTLTLVSAPAGFGKTTLLTEWLAQWSAAAPADGRSVAWLSLDQRDNDPALFWTYLVAALRTAVPGVGAGAMSLLQSAQPPTEAVLASLLNDLHAVGSEIVLVLDDYHVIDARAVQDGMAFLLEHLPPQLHLMISSRADPGLALARLRGRGELVEVRAAELRFTPEEAATYLNEAMGLGLTAADVAALESRTEGWIVALQLAALSMRGRDDVAGFIAGFAGDDRYIVDYLAEEVLQRQPEQVRSFLLQTCILSRLNGSLCDAVTGGGGDGGRAMLEALDRANLFLVPLDDRRRWYRYHHLFADVLRARLLESRPDLVPELHRRAIDWYEQHGERAEAISHALAGQDFARAADLIELAIPALRRGRQDATLRGWLEALPQELFSVRPVLSVGYAASLMVSGELEGVEARLREAERWLDTTDSGAGPHARPAEMVVLDEQGFRGLPTAIAMYRAGQARIRGEVAATMAHAQRALDLSHPDDHLGRGGAAALLALAHWTSGDLESAHRLEAEAMASLEKAGYLPDVLGCAIALADLQITRGRLDEAMSTYQRGLRLATSQPGLVLRGAADMRVGISVLLCERDDLDAARQHLQASLELGEHAGLPQNQYRWRVAMARIRQAEGDLDGAIGLLDEAERVFNSDYSPEVRPVPAARARLWAARGRLAEALGWARERGLSAEDELSYLREFEHITLARLLLAQQATERAEHSPHQAARLLERLLASAEQGRRAGSVLEILLLQALAHQARADLPAALACLRRALALAEPQGYVRIFADEGPPMASVLKAAAKQGIAPAYVRRLLAAFPQAQAVLSVNHGLIEPLSERELDVLRLLGSDLDGPDIARRLSVSVNTVRTHTKNIYTKLGVNNRRAAVRRAAELDLLSRAERPRR, via the coding sequence ATGACGAGCCCACTGCTCGAGACCAAGCTCCACGTCCCCCGGCGGCGACGCGATCTGGTGGCGCGTCCCAGGCTGAGCCAGCGCCTGAGCCGTGGGGCGGAGTCGACGCTGACGCTGGTGTCAGCTCCGGCCGGGTTCGGCAAGACAACGCTGCTGACGGAGTGGTTGGCGCAGTGGTCGGCGGCCGCTCCGGCTGATGGGCGCTCGGTGGCGTGGCTCTCCCTCGATCAGCGTGACAACGACCCGGCGTTGTTCTGGACCTACCTCGTCGCCGCGCTGCGGACGGCCGTACCCGGGGTCGGGGCGGGCGCGATGTCGCTGCTGCAGTCGGCCCAGCCGCCGACCGAGGCGGTCCTGGCCAGCCTGCTCAACGACCTGCACGCCGTCGGTTCCGAGATCGTGCTGGTGCTCGACGACTATCACGTCATCGACGCGCGCGCGGTCCAGGACGGGATGGCCTTCCTGCTGGAGCACCTGCCCCCACAGCTGCACCTGATGATCTCCAGCCGGGCTGACCCGGGGTTGGCGCTGGCGCGGTTGCGCGGGCGTGGCGAGCTGGTCGAGGTCCGGGCAGCCGAGCTGCGCTTCACGCCCGAGGAGGCCGCGACCTACCTCAACGAGGCGATGGGACTGGGCCTCACGGCAGCCGATGTCGCGGCGCTGGAGAGCCGCACCGAGGGCTGGATCGTCGCGCTTCAGCTCGCGGCGCTGTCGATGCGGGGTCGCGACGACGTCGCCGGCTTCATCGCGGGATTCGCCGGCGATGACCGCTACATCGTCGACTACCTGGCCGAAGAGGTCTTGCAACGCCAGCCCGAGCAGGTCCGGAGCTTCTTGCTGCAGACCTGCATCCTGAGCCGGCTGAACGGCTCACTGTGCGATGCCGTCACCGGCGGCGGCGGTGACGGCGGCAGGGCCATGCTGGAGGCTCTGGATCGAGCCAACCTGTTCCTGGTCCCGCTGGATGACCGTCGCCGGTGGTACCGCTACCACCACCTGTTCGCCGACGTGCTGCGAGCGCGGCTGCTGGAGTCCCGACCCGATCTCGTCCCTGAGCTGCACCGGCGGGCGATCGACTGGTACGAGCAGCACGGCGAACGAGCCGAGGCGATCTCCCACGCGTTGGCCGGCCAGGACTTCGCGCGAGCGGCCGACCTGATCGAGCTGGCGATCCCGGCGCTGCGCCGGGGCCGGCAGGACGCCACCCTGCGTGGCTGGCTCGAGGCGCTTCCGCAGGAGCTGTTCTCCGTCAGGCCGGTGCTGAGCGTCGGCTATGCCGCCTCGCTCATGGTCAGCGGCGAGCTCGAAGGCGTCGAGGCCCGGCTGCGCGAGGCCGAGCGGTGGCTCGACACCACAGACAGCGGAGCGGGACCGCACGCCCGGCCGGCGGAGATGGTGGTGTTGGACGAGCAGGGGTTTCGCGGCCTGCCCACCGCGATCGCCATGTACCGGGCCGGGCAGGCTCGGATCCGCGGCGAGGTGGCCGCCACCATGGCACATGCCCAGCGGGCCCTGGACCTCAGCCATCCCGACGATCACCTCGGCCGTGGCGGGGCAGCCGCTTTGCTGGCGCTGGCGCACTGGACGAGCGGGGACCTGGAGTCGGCGCACCGGCTGGAGGCCGAGGCGATGGCGAGCCTGGAAAAGGCCGGCTACCTCCCTGACGTGCTCGGCTGCGCCATCGCGCTCGCTGACCTCCAGATCACCCGAGGCCGCCTGGACGAGGCGATGAGCACCTACCAGCGGGGGCTGCGGCTCGCGACCAGCCAGCCCGGACTCGTGCTGAGGGGGGCGGCGGACATGCGGGTGGGCATCAGCGTGCTGCTGTGTGAGCGCGATGACCTCGACGCCGCTAGGCAGCACCTGCAGGCGAGCCTGGAGCTGGGCGAGCATGCCGGCCTACCGCAGAACCAGTATCGCTGGCGGGTCGCGATGGCTCGGATACGGCAAGCCGAAGGGGATCTCGACGGCGCGATCGGCCTGCTCGACGAGGCGGAGCGCGTGTTCAACAGCGACTACTCCCCCGAGGTGCGACCGGTCCCCGCGGCGCGGGCCCGGCTATGGGCCGCGCGGGGCCGGCTGGCCGAGGCACTCGGCTGGGCGCGGGAGCGAGGCCTGTCCGCCGAGGACGAGCTCAGCTACCTGCGCGAGTTCGAGCACATCACCCTGGCCAGGCTGCTGCTGGCCCAGCAGGCGACCGAGCGCGCCGAGCACTCGCCGCACCAGGCGGCCCGGCTCCTGGAGCGCCTGCTGGCATCGGCTGAGCAGGGGCGCCGGGCGGGGAGCGTCCTTGAGATCCTGCTGCTCCAGGCACTGGCCCACCAGGCGCGAGCAGACCTTCCCGCGGCGCTGGCCTGCTTGCGACGCGCGCTGGCGCTGGCTGAGCCGCAGGGCTACGTCCGGATCTTCGCCGACGAGGGGCCGCCGATGGCGTCGGTGTTGAAAGCAGCCGCGAAGCAGGGGATCGCCCCGGCCTACGTCCGTCGACTGCTGGCAGCTTTCCCCCAGGCCCAGGCGGTTTTATCCGTGAATCATGGGCTGATCGAGCCGCTGAGCGAGCGTGAGCTCGACGTGCTCCGGCTGCTCGGCAGCGACCTCGACGGCCCGGACATCGCCCGCCGGCTGTCGGTGTCGGTGAACACCGTGCGGACGCACACCAAGAACATCTACACCAAGCTCGGTGTCAACAACCGCCGGGCAGCGGTCCGCCGGGCGGCGGAACTCGACCTGCTGTCGCGTGCCGAGCGCCCGCGGCGGTGA
- a CDS encoding branched-chain amino acid aminotransferase codes for MTKNFELTRTARPVAVDERARMLADPGFGRYFSDHMASATWTVEEGWHDLGITALAPYSLHPAASVLHYAQEVFEGLKAFRHADGSIWLFRPELNARRFANSARRLALPVLSEELFLESIVELVRADQDWVPPFDTERSLYLRPYMFGSEAFLGVRSAARVSYGAIASPAGAYFSSGVSGVTLWVSENYARAAKGGTGAAKCGGNYAASLAPQVEAQEYGCEQVLYLSDDSDRYLEESGTMNLFLVTAGGELVTPGLGTILEGVTRASVLELAAEHDLKPVERRMRLDELRAGCADGSITEMFAAGTAAVITPILGYKGPGYAQTVGDGQPGSKTLAIRQHILDVQFGRVPDTGNWLHRVV; via the coding sequence GTGACCAAGAATTTCGAGCTCACCCGGACTGCCCGACCGGTTGCTGTGGACGAGCGGGCCAGGATGCTGGCCGATCCAGGCTTCGGCCGCTACTTCTCCGACCACATGGCCTCGGCCACCTGGACCGTGGAGGAGGGCTGGCACGACCTGGGGATAACCGCCCTGGCGCCCTACTCGCTGCACCCGGCTGCCTCGGTGCTGCACTACGCGCAGGAGGTGTTCGAGGGCCTCAAGGCGTTCCGGCACGCCGACGGCAGCATCTGGCTGTTCCGGCCGGAGCTGAACGCGCGCCGGTTCGCCAACTCGGCGCGGCGGCTGGCCCTGCCGGTGCTGAGCGAGGAGCTGTTCCTGGAGAGCATCGTGGAACTGGTGCGCGCCGATCAGGACTGGGTGCCGCCCTTCGACACCGAACGCAGCCTGTACCTGCGTCCGTACATGTTCGGATCGGAGGCCTTTCTCGGCGTTCGGTCGGCCGCGCGGGTCAGCTACGGCGCGATCGCCTCGCCCGCGGGCGCCTACTTCAGCTCCGGGGTCAGCGGCGTGACGCTCTGGGTCAGCGAGAACTACGCCCGCGCCGCCAAGGGGGGCACGGGCGCGGCCAAGTGCGGTGGAAACTACGCCGCCAGCCTGGCCCCGCAGGTCGAGGCGCAGGAGTACGGCTGCGAGCAGGTGCTCTACCTCAGCGATGACTCCGATCGCTACCTAGAGGAGTCGGGCACCATGAACCTGTTCCTGGTCACCGCCGGCGGCGAGCTGGTCACGCCGGGCCTGGGCACCATCCTGGAGGGCGTGACCCGAGCCAGCGTCCTGGAACTGGCCGCCGAGCACGACCTCAAGCCGGTGGAGCGGCGGATGCGCCTGGACGAGCTGCGTGCCGGCTGCGCGGACGGCTCGATCACCGAGATGTTCGCGGCCGGCACCGCCGCCGTCATCACCCCCATCCTCGGGTACAAGGGCCCCGGGTACGCCCAGACCGTCGGCGACGGGCAGCCCGGCAGCAAGACCCTGGCCATCCGCCAGCACATTCTCGACGTGCAGTTCGGCCGGGTTCCCGACACCGGCAACTGGCTGCACCGGGTGGTGTAG
- a CDS encoding coproporphyrinogen-III oxidase family protein, with the protein MSAAVGAKSPLLLYVNTPFCNSKCHFCDWVVKVPIGDLRLGPESEGRRGHLDALKIQIAEQAPALNERYRPELMYWGGGTASILSCEEIETLYGAMADAFPMGEVVEATIESSPESLTLEKLTLLRGLGFNRISIGVQSFEDDRLRMIGRAHSAEMAETSIELARKAGFDNINIDLIVGFPDQDLTEVERMMRHAVDLPVNHYSIYAYRASEGTVLRRRLDRANAKTDLANQLKAYQLASDILTAGGSPEYTFAYFGTPICKADLAYYQMKLDWIGFGSGAFSVIDGRMKGFKAGKLHDYIAHPTQFDYDLPLSDESQAAGLLGFALTTPEGVDAEVFQQRTGVSLWTALEYQGVKDYLAQFCQYGELITDEKGIRFAREDIAKVFISMNWHEQPDESAPAPVPVELGMPTTASV; encoded by the coding sequence ATGTCCGCTGCAGTCGGCGCGAAGTCGCCGTTGCTGCTCTACGTCAACACCCCGTTCTGCAACTCCAAGTGCCACTTCTGTGACTGGGTGGTCAAGGTTCCGATCGGGGACCTGCGGCTGGGCCCGGAGTCAGAGGGCCGCCGGGGCCACCTGGACGCGCTGAAGATCCAGATCGCGGAGCAGGCGCCGGCTCTCAACGAGCGGTACCGGCCGGAGCTGATGTACTGGGGCGGCGGCACCGCGAGCATCCTGAGCTGCGAAGAGATCGAGACCCTCTACGGCGCGATGGCCGACGCGTTTCCGATGGGCGAGGTCGTCGAGGCCACCATCGAGAGCAGCCCGGAGTCGCTCACCCTGGAGAAGCTGACGCTGCTGCGCGGGCTCGGCTTCAACCGGATCAGCATCGGCGTGCAGTCCTTCGAGGACGACCGGCTGCGGATGATCGGGCGCGCCCACTCTGCCGAGATGGCCGAGACGAGCATCGAGCTGGCCCGCAAGGCCGGCTTCGACAACATCAACATCGACCTGATCGTGGGCTTTCCCGACCAGGACCTGACCGAGGTGGAGCGGATGATGCGCCACGCGGTCGACCTGCCGGTCAACCACTACTCGATCTATGCCTACCGGGCCAGCGAGGGCACCGTGCTGCGCCGGCGACTGGACCGCGCCAACGCCAAGACCGACCTGGCCAACCAGCTCAAGGCCTACCAGTTGGCCAGCGACATCCTCACCGCGGGCGGATCTCCGGAGTACACCTTCGCCTACTTCGGAACCCCGATCTGCAAGGCCGACCTGGCGTACTACCAGATGAAGCTGGACTGGATCGGCTTCGGCTCCGGCGCGTTCTCGGTCATCGACGGGCGGATGAAGGGCTTCAAGGCCGGCAAGCTGCACGACTACATCGCCCATCCCACCCAATTCGACTACGACCTGCCACTCTCGGATGAGTCCCAGGCGGCCGGCCTGCTCGGCTTCGCGCTGACCACCCCCGAAGGAGTCGACGCCGAGGTCTTCCAGCAGCGGACCGGGGTCTCGCTGTGGACTGCGCTGGAGTACCAGGGGGTCAAGGACTACCTGGCCCAGTTCTGCCAGTACGGAGAGCTGATCACCGACGAGAAGGGGATCCGGTTCGCCCGCGAGGACATCGCGAAGGTGTTCATCTCGATGAACTGGCACGAGCAGCCGGACGAGTCCGCGCCCGCGCCCGTCCCGGTCGAGTTGGGCATGCCGACGACAGCTTCGGTGTGA
- a CDS encoding FAD-dependent monooxygenase, with protein sequence MIAGHWSVVVVGGRIAGATAAWALAPYAEKVLVVDASQATSFWPQQSTWDRDGAILWDDLGLLDTVLACGAPRTYGHTFRFEDEVSEQDYPQQDGYSYRMTVPREVLDPALLRAAQSRDNVTVLRPGRVRDIVTRGGRVSGVTVRHQGVEHAVSCDLLVLADGRLSRNADRVGAVPYQVIPSPWVAMLAYFADLPLPTDRGYIHLERDNVAISTPCGPRQWCVSTDMHQAMLDASGRHPAQEFARIIAEDPHIGPAVALGRRITPVGGAGKLRMHRRPMSGPGWCLVGDAGYHLDPVVARGTKVALVGAQLLRDRIAAAGDVAGAVLDGLTEQRDAALEGDWELAEQACLPAPVRS encoded by the coding sequence ATGATCGCCGGCCACTGGAGCGTCGTGGTCGTCGGCGGCCGGATCGCGGGCGCCACCGCCGCCTGGGCGCTTGCCCCGTACGCGGAGAAGGTGCTGGTCGTCGACGCCTCGCAGGCCACCTCGTTCTGGCCGCAGCAGTCGACCTGGGACCGCGACGGCGCCATCCTGTGGGATGACCTCGGCCTGCTGGACACGGTGCTGGCCTGCGGCGCGCCGCGCACCTACGGGCACACCTTCCGCTTCGAGGACGAGGTCAGCGAGCAGGACTACCCGCAGCAGGACGGCTACTCCTACCGGATGACGGTGCCGCGCGAGGTGCTCGACCCGGCGCTGCTGCGGGCGGCCCAGAGCCGCGACAACGTCACCGTGCTGCGCCCGGGCCGGGTCCGCGACATCGTGACCCGGGGCGGGCGGGTGAGCGGGGTGACAGTCCGCCACCAGGGCGTCGAGCACGCGGTCAGCTGTGACCTGCTGGTGCTGGCCGACGGCCGGCTGTCCCGCAACGCCGACCGGGTCGGCGCCGTGCCCTACCAGGTCATCCCCTCACCGTGGGTGGCGATGCTGGCCTACTTCGCCGACCTGCCGCTGCCCACGGACCGCGGCTACATCCACCTCGAACGTGACAACGTGGCCATCTCGACCCCGTGCGGGCCCCGGCAGTGGTGCGTTTCCACCGACATGCACCAGGCCATGCTGGACGCCTCCGGCCGGCACCCGGCGCAGGAGTTCGCCCGGATCATCGCCGAGGACCCGCACATCGGACCGGCGGTGGCCCTCGGGCGGCGGATCACCCCGGTAGGCGGCGCCGGCAAGCTGCGCATGCATCGCCGTCCGATGAGCGGGCCGGGCTGGTGCCTGGTCGGCGACGCCGGCTATCACCTGGACCCGGTGGTCGCGCGGGGCACCAAGGTCGCCCTGGTCGGCGCCCAGTTGCTGCGCGACCGGATCGCTGCCGCCGGGGACGTCGCGGGCGCCGTTCTGGACGGCCTCACCGAGCAGCGCGACGCCGCCCTGGAGGGGGACTGGGAGCTGGCCGAGCAGGCCTGCCTGCCCGCGCCGGTCCGGTCCTGA